The following proteins are co-located in the Maridesulfovibrio sp. genome:
- a CDS encoding methyl-accepting chemotaxis protein, protein MFRSISTRISYIVAAVVIASSIVTLVFTSSTLEEDMADFQGRTARNTIRVGMLYLQEGHQALDRYRKHAFQDRKQAVKDAMTIFLSQVGSFYELYKAGELSEKEAKEAAFKLARNTRYFNNDYFFIYTDKLKALAHPDRSLEGRDLSKGVDKNGYAYGPDMIRRATREGGGFVHLLWTRLGESEPISKILYVKGFPKWGWIIGTGAYVDDIEGAVENQKQDLIRDMRKGFSQIRLAETGRLFIFDNNKNVLVPPLGAGPDFAKTLNLDTGNSLMHDLKEVGKLGDWRLDYRVRRQDGEIVERQSYVRYFAPLGWYVASTVPTQEIFAPVEDLILKQGAISFIILLLTIGVIYYVIRRICLPIRSVSKVAHHVSKGDLREAKKVFAMATDKGHLKKVVDSFETGKEKRFDEVDHLVKSIHTMLLTLNSLVSQVQRSGDQVTGSALKLGTAINQLEAAVENQAAATQELGSSSREISATSQELARTMNESTAVAVSTGELAAQGVRDLGEMGVTMDAMRDASGGIFSKLSVINSKAANISSVVTSISKISEQINLLSLNAAIEAEKAGEFGQGFSVVAREIRKLADQTAMSTLDIEKIVAEMLSAVSAGVMEMDKFRKQVENGVSNVALLGDGITGVVNQVQTLTPRFESVNEGMQNQSEGAEQISKAMIQLSETSIQTKDALTEFVSITEQLSSSVASLEEEVAAFKVEKD, encoded by the coding sequence ATGTTCCGGTCAATCAGTACTAGAATTTCATATATAGTTGCAGCCGTTGTTATTGCTTCCTCCATTGTCACGCTTGTCTTTACGAGTTCAACTCTGGAAGAGGATATGGCGGATTTTCAAGGAAGGACAGCCCGGAATACTATCAGGGTCGGGATGCTCTATCTGCAGGAAGGTCATCAGGCTCTTGACCGTTATCGCAAACATGCCTTTCAGGACCGCAAGCAGGCAGTTAAAGATGCAATGACGATTTTTCTCTCGCAAGTCGGCAGTTTTTATGAACTGTACAAGGCCGGAGAGCTGAGCGAAAAGGAAGCCAAGGAAGCAGCATTCAAGCTTGCCCGTAATACAAGATATTTCAACAATGATTATTTCTTCATTTATACAGATAAGTTAAAAGCTCTGGCTCACCCGGACCGTTCCCTTGAAGGTCGTGATTTATCAAAGGGTGTTGATAAAAATGGTTATGCCTATGGTCCTGATATGATTCGGAGGGCCACACGTGAAGGCGGCGGTTTTGTACATCTTCTGTGGACAAGATTGGGTGAGAGTGAACCGATTTCAAAGATTTTATACGTTAAAGGTTTTCCGAAATGGGGATGGATTATCGGTACCGGAGCTTATGTAGATGATATTGAAGGAGCGGTTGAAAACCAGAAACAGGACCTTATTCGCGATATGCGCAAGGGGTTTTCACAAATCAGGCTGGCAGAAACCGGACGCCTTTTTATTTTTGACAACAATAAGAATGTGCTTGTCCCGCCTTTGGGTGCGGGGCCTGATTTTGCCAAAACCTTGAATTTGGATACCGGCAATTCTTTAATGCATGACCTTAAAGAGGTCGGCAAACTTGGCGATTGGCGGCTTGATTATCGTGTGCGTCGTCAAGATGGTGAAATCGTTGAGCGTCAATCCTACGTTCGTTATTTTGCCCCCTTGGGCTGGTACGTAGCTTCAACAGTGCCTACGCAGGAAATTTTCGCTCCTGTAGAGGATTTGATTTTAAAGCAGGGCGCAATCAGCTTCATCATTCTGCTGCTGACCATCGGAGTAATTTATTATGTGATCCGCAGAATCTGTCTGCCCATCCGAAGTGTTTCTAAGGTAGCACACCATGTATCTAAAGGGGATCTGCGAGAAGCCAAGAAAGTTTTTGCCATGGCCACGGATAAAGGGCACCTGAAGAAGGTCGTGGATTCTTTTGAGACTGGAAAAGAAAAACGTTTTGATGAGGTGGATCATCTTGTGAAGTCCATCCACACCATGTTGCTTACGTTGAATTCGTTGGTCAGTCAGGTGCAGAGGTCTGGAGATCAGGTTACCGGCTCAGCCTTGAAGCTCGGTACCGCCATCAATCAGCTTGAAGCGGCAGTAGAGAATCAGGCCGCCGCTACTCAGGAACTGGGTAGCTCGTCCCGTGAGATTTCCGCTACTTCGCAGGAACTGGCCCGGACCATGAATGAATCCACCGCTGTTGCCGTCTCAACAGGTGAGCTGGCGGCGCAAGGGGTCCGTGATCTTGGTGAGATGGGTGTGACCATGGATGCAATGCGTGATGCATCCGGCGGTATTTTTTCCAAGCTTTCGGTTATCAACTCCAAAGCCGCAAACATCAGTTCGGTGGTTACTTCTATTTCCAAGATTTCGGAGCAGATTAATCTGCTGTCCTTGAATGCTGCAATTGAAGCAGAAAAGGCCGGGGAGTTCGGTCAGGGATTTTCAGTTGTAGCCCGTGAAATTCGTAAACTTGCCGACCAGACCGCCATGTCCACCCTTGATATTGAAAAGATTGTGGCTGAGATGCTTTCCGCTGTTTCTGCCGGGGTCATGGAAATGGATAAGTTCCGCAAGCAGGTTGAGAACGGAGTCAGCAATGTGGCATTGCTTGGGGATGGGATTACCGGGGTTGTAAATCAGGTTCAGACCCTGACGCCGCGTTTTGAATCTGTGAACGAAGGTATGCAGAATCAGAGTGAGGGGGCCGAACAAATAAGTAAAGCTATGATCCAGCTCAGTGAGACTTCCATTCAGACTAAAGACGCCCTGACAGAATTCGTGTCAATTACAGAGCAGCTTTCAAGTTCTGTTGCCAGCCTTGAGGAGGAAGTTGCAGCTTTTAAAGTAGAGAAGGATTAG
- a CDS encoding flagellar basal body-associated FliL family protein: protein MLFLAVDDIDDSESGEDTQSSAPASKAAQKVELDLDDAPFLEDEDEEDDIPADEPEELEALEEKPVEKKSKNKLFIFIGIGIIILLLVAILVKLFFFDSPPPPPKEETAVEETVEEIPMEVPKDTPPPPPAEPGVTLLRMDPFWIEQTDKDKRTRFLIARFAMTTTDERVVAEYGRKTLILRDAVYFYLKNKDLQFLADEKNVEKLKKDLLMVINQYIVAGEFEKILFEEYLVR from the coding sequence ATGCTCTTCCTCGCAGTTGATGATATTGATGACTCTGAATCCGGGGAAGATACTCAATCTTCAGCCCCTGCCAGCAAGGCAGCTCAAAAGGTAGAGCTGGACCTTGACGATGCGCCTTTCCTTGAAGATGAGGACGAGGAAGACGATATTCCGGCGGATGAACCGGAAGAACTGGAAGCTCTTGAAGAAAAACCAGTTGAAAAAAAATCCAAAAACAAACTTTTCATTTTCATCGGAATCGGAATTATTATACTCCTGCTTGTAGCGATTCTGGTTAAACTTTTCTTTTTCGACTCCCCCCCACCGCCCCCCAAGGAAGAAACCGCTGTTGAAGAAACAGTGGAAGAAATTCCTATGGAAGTTCCCAAAGACACTCCGCCGCCTCCACCGGCTGAGCCAGGTGTCACCCTGCTGCGCATGGACCCTTTCTGGATTGAGCAGACAGATAAAGACAAGCGTACAAGATTTCTCATCGCCCGCTTTGCCATGACAACAACTGACGAACGTGTTGTTGCAGAATATGGACGCAAGACTCTTATCCTGCGCGACGCGGTCTATTTTTACCTCAAAAATAAAGATTTACAGTTTTTAGCCGATGAGAAGAATGTAGAGAAACTGAAAAAAGACCTGCTCATGGTAATCAACCAATACATTGTGGCAGGCGAATTTGAGAAAATCCTGTTTGAGGAGTATCTCGTGAGGTAA
- a CDS encoding chemotaxis response regulator CheY, with translation MAINYSMKVLVVDDFATMRRIIKNILRQIGFTNIVEADDGTTAWETLNKDDSIQFIVSDWNMPQMTGIELLRKVRASEEFADIPFLMVTAEAQQENIIEAVQAKVSNYIVKPFTPDTLGQKINKIFE, from the coding sequence ATGGCGATTAATTACTCTATGAAAGTTCTTGTTGTGGATGACTTCGCAACTATGCGGCGTATCATTAAAAACATCCTCCGCCAGATCGGCTTCACCAACATCGTGGAGGCTGACGACGGAACAACTGCCTGGGAAACACTGAATAAAGATGACAGCATCCAATTCATCGTTTCCGACTGGAACATGCCTCAGATGACCGGCATTGAACTGCTGCGTAAGGTAAGAGCCAGTGAAGAATTCGCCGATATTCCTTTCCTGATGGTTACTGCAGAAGCACAGCAGGAGAACATCATTGAGGCTGTTCAGGCCAAGGTTTCCAACTACATTGTTAAACCTTTCACCCCTGACACTCTCGGCCAGAAAATCAACAAGATTTTTGAATAA
- a CDS encoding FliA/WhiG family RNA polymerase sigma factor, translated as MVISSSSGKNSSSKNSPWLNLESGNTGWEDFSPADQEAIVRHYSPKIRIIALRMKSKLPQNVELGELISAGSLGLVESLGKFRPELKIKFETYAENRIKGAMLDELRRMDWFSRGLRQKVKTIETCIREIEHETGEKPTSAQLEEATGFSAKEVQQGLEALQNQLCVNLDAFNDNIPNNKDSQLEDEPFQSAVFQETVDKVADLIDNLTPREKLVLSLYYGEELNMKETSEVMDITEGRVSQLHSQALKKLRQMFHDKYSTEP; from the coding sequence ATGGTAATATCAAGTTCTTCTGGAAAAAACTCCTCTTCCAAGAACAGTCCGTGGCTTAATTTAGAGTCCGGAAATACTGGTTGGGAAGATTTTTCGCCCGCAGATCAAGAGGCGATAGTACGGCATTACTCTCCGAAAATCCGTATTATCGCACTCCGTATGAAATCCAAGCTCCCGCAGAACGTGGAGTTGGGAGAGCTTATCAGTGCCGGAAGTTTAGGGCTTGTAGAATCTCTTGGTAAATTTCGCCCTGAACTAAAAATCAAGTTCGAAACCTATGCTGAAAACCGCATCAAAGGCGCCATGCTCGATGAATTGAGACGCATGGACTGGTTTTCACGCGGACTGCGCCAAAAAGTTAAGACTATAGAGACCTGCATACGCGAAATTGAACACGAAACTGGCGAAAAGCCCACCAGTGCTCAGCTTGAAGAGGCCACCGGATTTTCCGCCAAGGAAGTCCAGCAGGGACTCGAAGCCCTTCAAAATCAGCTTTGCGTAAATCTAGACGCATTTAACGACAATATTCCGAACAACAAAGATTCCCAGCTTGAAGATGAGCCGTTCCAGTCTGCTGTTTTTCAAGAAACAGTAGACAAGGTAGCTGATCTGATTGATAATTTGACGCCGAGAGAAAAACTGGTATTATCTCTGTACTACGGGGAGGAACTCAATATGAAAGAGACTTCCGAAGTAATGGATATTACAGAAGGCAGGGTATCCCAGCTGCATTCTCAGGCCTTGAAAAAATTGAGACAAATGTTCCACGATAAATATTCTACGGAACCTTAA
- a CDS encoding MinD/ParA family protein has protein sequence MNSNLPMVFSVTSGKGGVGKTNISVNLAYNLSRMGKKVLLLDADLGLANVDVLLGIAPKYNLFHLFHEGTGIREVLHKTEYGFDILPASSGVSDMVSLSTGQKLDLLEAMDHLEEEIDYLIVDTGAGINDNVLYFNLAVQERLLVLTPEPTSLTDAYALIKVMKLHHGVDKFKVLVNMAPDIKGAKEVFKKLYMACDHFLSGVSLDLVGVIPRDPNMRNAVIKQTPLCKIAPSSPACTQIAETAKRITKWKATSELDGNIKFFWKKLLFQEQSVA, from the coding sequence ATGAATTCCAATCTTCCCATGGTATTTTCAGTAACCTCCGGCAAGGGGGGCGTAGGCAAGACGAACATTTCCGTGAACTTGGCCTACAACTTAAGCCGCATGGGCAAGAAAGTCTTGTTACTGGATGCTGACCTCGGCCTCGCCAACGTCGACGTCCTGTTGGGCATTGCTCCCAAATACAACCTTTTCCACCTCTTTCACGAAGGAACCGGTATCAGGGAAGTTCTGCATAAGACCGAATACGGATTCGACATCCTCCCAGCTTCTTCCGGCGTAAGTGATATGGTATCCCTTTCTACCGGCCAGAAGCTGGATCTTCTGGAAGCAATGGACCACCTTGAAGAAGAAATTGACTACCTCATCGTTGATACCGGTGCAGGAATCAACGACAACGTTCTCTATTTCAACCTTGCTGTTCAGGAACGCCTTCTGGTACTGACACCGGAACCAACCTCACTAACTGACGCATATGCGCTTATTAAAGTCATGAAATTGCATCATGGGGTTGACAAATTCAAGGTTCTGGTAAACATGGCTCCTGACATAAAAGGAGCCAAGGAAGTTTTCAAGAAACTCTATATGGCCTGTGACCATTTCCTTAGCGGAGTTTCCCTGGATCTGGTGGGAGTAATCCCCCGCGATCCCAACATGAGGAATGCTGTAATCAAACAGACTCCCCTGTGTAAGATTGCACCTTCAAGCCCGGCTTGTACCCAGATTGCTGAAACCGCTAAAAGAATAACCAAATGGAAAGCGACATCCGAGCTAGATGGTAATATCAAGTTCTTCTGGAAAAAACTCCTCTTCCAAGAACAGTCCGTGGCTTAA
- a CDS encoding flagellar biosynthesis protein FlhF: MRVKTFRGSSTAAVFAEIKAEFGDNAVILSNKSVEEDGRKIHEIMVGVDGQEEAVPAQETRDEVIDAAMNNIPDWNQEWNQIKGHMMALLKPQMNLNLLAPRQRLALEYLEREGVENKVILDLFQQLRGDKSKAILPELEKIVPVRALDSKNWPQKFQALAGPHGAGKTSTIIRLALKEKKENPTARICLASADQGQGKGRLVLRHYADLSGLEFRELANREDFAMLIGESRKFDRVFIDLPGLAGNAELEGWLSACGMHGPYDLAVHLVLNPYYAPAQYTAFLKKFQSSKVKSLIWTKLDEACNYGALVNTSYESGLPVSLLSYGSGLRNSMKPACEKDFWRLVFKHQLPVLEKMKFAKAV, encoded by the coding sequence ATGCGGGTAAAAACATTCAGAGGAAGCAGCACAGCAGCAGTCTTCGCCGAAATCAAAGCGGAATTCGGTGACAACGCCGTCATCCTCAGCAACAAATCAGTTGAAGAGGACGGCCGCAAGATCCATGAGATCATGGTCGGCGTTGACGGTCAGGAAGAAGCTGTTCCGGCTCAGGAAACAAGGGACGAAGTCATTGATGCCGCAATGAACAACATACCGGACTGGAATCAGGAATGGAACCAGATCAAGGGACACATGATGGCCCTGCTGAAGCCGCAGATGAACCTGAACCTTCTTGCACCCCGCCAGCGCCTCGCACTGGAATATCTTGAGCGGGAAGGTGTTGAAAACAAGGTCATCCTTGATCTCTTCCAACAGCTTCGCGGCGATAAATCCAAAGCAATACTGCCGGAACTGGAAAAAATAGTTCCTGTCCGTGCATTGGACTCAAAAAATTGGCCCCAAAAATTTCAAGCCCTCGCCGGACCGCACGGCGCAGGCAAAACCTCCACTATTATCCGCCTCGCACTTAAGGAAAAGAAAGAGAACCCTACAGCACGCATCTGTCTTGCCTCGGCAGATCAGGGACAGGGCAAGGGACGTCTTGTCCTGCGTCACTATGCCGACCTTTCCGGACTCGAATTCAGGGAATTGGCCAACCGCGAAGATTTCGCCATGCTTATCGGTGAAAGCCGGAAATTTGATAGAGTCTTCATCGATCTGCCCGGCCTAGCCGGGAATGCAGAACTTGAAGGCTGGCTGTCAGCTTGCGGCATGCACGGTCCCTACGATCTGGCTGTGCATCTGGTTCTGAACCCATACTACGCTCCGGCACAGTACACCGCCTTTCTTAAAAAATTCCAATCCTCCAAAGTTAAAAGCCTCATCTGGACCAAACTTGATGAAGCCTGCAACTACGGAGCACTGGTCAACACTTCTTATGAAAGCGGTCTTCCGGTATCCCTGTTGTCTTACGGATCAGGATTGAGAAACAGCATGAAGCCGGCCTGTGAAAAAGACTTCTGGAGACTGGTCTTCAAACATCAGCTTCCCGTGCTGGAAAAAATGAAATTCGCTAAAGCGGTTTAA
- the flhA gene encoding flagellar biosynthesis protein FlhA — translation MAETKSINYQKFAKQGDILLAGGVVVILFVMLIPLPTIFIDFMLSVSISLGLVILITSMFLQSPLEFSIFPSLLLVTTLLRLALNVATTRAILLHGDEGTSAAGSVIQSFGEFVVGGNYVIGIVIFMILFILNKTVIVQGTTRIAEVAARFTLDAMPGKQMAIEADLNSGLIDEDEARSQRLNLRRESDFYGAMDGAGKFVQGDVNAGMLITAINIIGGILIGVLQKGMHWTDAAQTYTLLTIGDGLVSTIPSLIISTSAGIIVSRAAAEAKMGEEFIGQLTFHSRALKLVSIILVVFGIVPGMPTIPFLCLAGIVYGVSLLGRDVEAEEQETEAKAQKAKSEQPSLDSPEEVQALLPLDSLELEVGYGLIPLVDEEQSGNLLSRIRSIRRQYALDMGVIIPSLHLRDNLQLKPGEYRVIIKGNAVASAEILIDHQLAMDPGDAKHRIKGIETVEPAFNLPAIWIPDTQKEEAMLAGYTVVDPSTVIATHLTEVFRRNLGEFLGRQETQDLLDNLSKRAPKAVEDLVPNILSLGAVQKVLQNLVRENVSIRDLLTIVEAMADYGPSIQDPNQLTEYVRSHMSRTIIKPYLASDGSLPIMTFGPNVDAKLNDAVRSSENGGFLALDPGSAQQLIQSVNATAEGVLETDGQPVLLCTPQLRSHLAQLMVRFLPTIPVISQAEIPASVRIMSAGIVEF, via the coding sequence ATGGCCGAAACAAAATCGATAAATTATCAAAAATTTGCCAAGCAGGGCGATATTCTTCTCGCGGGCGGCGTTGTAGTTATTCTCTTCGTTATGCTCATCCCCCTGCCGACAATATTTATCGACTTCATGCTCAGTGTAAGTATTTCACTGGGACTGGTAATCCTGATTACATCCATGTTCCTGCAGTCACCCCTTGAATTTTCAATTTTCCCTTCACTTCTGCTGGTAACCACCCTGCTCAGGCTGGCTCTTAACGTAGCGACAACACGTGCCATCCTTCTCCACGGAGATGAAGGTACATCTGCCGCGGGTAGCGTTATCCAGAGTTTCGGTGAATTTGTTGTCGGTGGCAACTACGTCATCGGTATTGTAATTTTCATGATCCTGTTCATCCTGAACAAAACCGTTATCGTACAGGGTACTACCCGTATTGCTGAAGTTGCTGCAAGGTTCACTCTTGACGCAATGCCCGGTAAACAGATGGCGATTGAAGCTGACCTCAACTCCGGCCTAATCGATGAAGATGAAGCACGTTCCCAGCGACTTAATCTGCGCCGCGAGTCAGACTTTTACGGTGCCATGGACGGTGCCGGTAAGTTCGTACAGGGGGACGTTAACGCAGGTATGCTCATCACCGCCATCAACATCATCGGCGGAATCCTTATCGGTGTCCTGCAGAAAGGAATGCACTGGACCGACGCAGCCCAGACCTACACCCTGCTGACCATCGGTGACGGTCTGGTATCAACCATCCCTTCACTGATCATCTCCACATCCGCCGGTATCATTGTTTCCCGTGCAGCCGCAGAAGCTAAGATGGGTGAAGAATTCATCGGGCAGCTTACTTTTCATTCCCGTGCACTCAAGCTGGTATCCATCATCCTTGTTGTATTCGGAATCGTCCCCGGTATGCCCACCATTCCTTTCCTCTGCCTTGCAGGGATCGTTTATGGAGTATCTTTGCTCGGACGCGATGTAGAGGCCGAAGAACAGGAAACCGAAGCAAAAGCACAGAAAGCAAAGTCAGAACAGCCTTCTCTGGACAGCCCGGAAGAAGTTCAGGCACTGCTGCCTCTCGACTCTCTCGAACTGGAAGTTGGCTACGGACTCATCCCGCTTGTCGACGAAGAACAGAGTGGAAACCTGCTCTCACGCATCCGCTCCATCCGCCGCCAGTACGCTCTGGATATGGGTGTCATTATCCCGTCACTGCACCTGCGTGACAACCTGCAGCTCAAGCCCGGTGAATACCGCGTAATCATCAAAGGCAACGCTGTGGCCTCTGCTGAAATCCTCATCGACCACCAGCTGGCCATGGACCCGGGTGACGCCAAACACAGAATTAAGGGAATTGAAACAGTCGAGCCTGCATTCAACCTTCCTGCTATCTGGATTCCTGATACCCAGAAGGAAGAAGCAATGCTTGCCGGATACACAGTTGTCGATCCTTCGACAGTTATCGCTACTCACCTTACCGAAGTATTCCGCCGCAACCTCGGTGAATTCCTCGGCAGACAGGAAACACAGGATCTGCTGGACAACCTCTCCAAACGCGCTCCAAAGGCTGTTGAAGACCTCGTTCCCAACATCCTTTCCCTCGGTGCGGTTCAGAAGGTGCTCCAGAACCTTGTTCGCGAAAACGTATCTATCCGTGACCTGCTGACTATTGTTGAAGCAATGGCTGACTACGGTCCATCCATTCAGGACCCGAACCAGCTGACAGAATACGTCCGCTCTCACATGAGCAGGACCATTATCAAGCCTTACCTTGCAAGTGACGGAAGCCTGCCCATCATGACCTTCGGCCCCAATGTTGATGCCAAGCTCAATGACGCGGTGCGCTCATCTGAAAACGGCGGTTTTCTGGCCCTTGATCCCGGCAGTGCCCAGCAGCTCATCCAAAGCGTCAATGCGACCGCTGAAGGTGTACTGGAAACTGACGGTCAACCAGTCCTCTTGTGTACTCCTCAGCTGAGAAGTCACTTGGCACAACTGATGGTACGCTTCTTGCCTACAATTCCTGTAATATCGCAGGCCGAGATTCCTGCGAGTGTGAGAATCATGTCTGCGGGTATCGTAGAGTTCTAA
- the flhB gene encoding flagellar biosynthesis protein FlhB encodes MAKDPSKTEKATPKRINKARKDGSVAKGEEMGKIMTLIAGVLCLRVIMDMYYEQFYEIFHWFLTKGIFIDLDKQSVYQLFQWCSQKLALILLPLFLFIAFIAFLVLRLQVGKLWTTKVFKPKFSKMFNLVQGLKRLMFNVKTVIRLVKSMLFAVIVGIAPYIVIKNEVGNFLPLFYSSAHELGIYMLQIGYKMVTYTMLPMLVLALADLWYQRWNYQEEMKMSKDEVKDERKQAEGDPTIKQQQKQKMMAILQQRMMAEVPKADVVITNPTHYAIALKYDPMVAPAPLVLAKGMNKVAERIKEVARENKVPIRENKPLAQALYKQVEIGDIIPEELYKAVAAILAKLNKFTRR; translated from the coding sequence ATGGCTAAAGATCCTAGCAAAACTGAGAAGGCGACACCCAAACGAATAAACAAGGCTCGAAAAGACGGGAGCGTCGCCAAAGGGGAAGAGATGGGCAAAATAATGACCCTTATCGCAGGAGTACTCTGCCTGCGGGTCATTATGGACATGTACTATGAGCAATTCTATGAAATATTCCATTGGTTCTTAACCAAAGGAATATTCATTGATTTAGATAAACAATCTGTTTACCAGCTTTTTCAATGGTGCTCACAAAAACTGGCTCTCATACTACTGCCGCTATTCCTGTTTATCGCCTTTATAGCCTTTCTTGTCCTGCGCCTTCAGGTAGGCAAATTATGGACCACTAAGGTATTCAAACCAAAATTCTCAAAGATGTTCAATCTTGTTCAAGGATTGAAACGGCTTATGTTCAACGTAAAAACAGTGATTCGACTCGTCAAGAGCATGCTTTTCGCTGTCATAGTTGGAATTGCCCCTTACATAGTCATCAAAAATGAAGTTGGAAATTTCCTGCCTCTTTTTTATTCCAGCGCCCATGAACTGGGTATATACATGCTGCAGATCGGCTATAAAATGGTCACCTATACAATGCTGCCAATGCTCGTCCTTGCTTTGGCGGACCTCTGGTATCAACGCTGGAATTATCAAGAAGAGATGAAAATGAGCAAAGACGAAGTAAAGGACGAACGTAAACAGGCTGAAGGTGACCCGACGATCAAGCAACAACAGAAGCAAAAAATGATGGCAATCCTCCAGCAACGCATGATGGCGGAGGTGCCTAAAGCGGACGTGGTCATCACCAACCCTACCCACTACGCCATTGCCTTGAAGTATGATCCTATGGTAGCCCCAGCACCGTTGGTCCTTGCCAAAGGGATGAACAAAGTTGCGGAGCGAATCAAGGAAGTTGCCCGCGAAAACAAAGTACCGATCCGTGAGAACAAGCCTTTGGCACAGGCCTTGTATAAACAGGTTGAGATCGGTGACATCATTCCGGAAGAACTCTATAAGGCTGTTGCGGCGATACTTGCCAAATTGAACAAATTTACCCGCAGATAA
- the fliR gene encoding flagellar biosynthetic protein FliR, protein MTFFNFNPSDLMSFYLTLFRVSIVLFLLPFFGGNSIPKTVKAALTIVLTLGIWPHVTFDGSLMPASPYNIALMILGEMVLGLVMGIAVHVMFAAIQTGGNLIGVQMGFSMVNVLDPLTGTNEAVTAHFLYMCAILVFLSINGHLYLMSAMVESFKYIPPGQIFISSTLTSQIMSISKDLFVLAVKVASPIIATIFVVDLGLALISKMAPQMNVLMLGFPLKILAGFFVLSLVFTVLSLHVGEFVADMPKYLLSIIKAGSPPALPIGN, encoded by the coding sequence ATGACTTTTTTTAATTTCAATCCCAGTGATCTGATGAGCTTTTATCTTACCCTATTCAGGGTGAGTATCGTGCTGTTTTTGCTGCCTTTCTTTGGAGGAAACTCCATTCCCAAAACAGTTAAGGCCGCTCTGACCATTGTTTTGACACTTGGAATCTGGCCCCACGTAACCTTCGATGGTAGCCTCATGCCGGCAAGCCCTTACAATATTGCCCTCATGATTCTGGGAGAAATGGTACTGGGCCTGGTGATGGGAATAGCTGTTCATGTAATGTTTGCCGCCATCCAAACCGGCGGTAACCTCATCGGGGTACAGATGGGATTTTCCATGGTTAACGTCCTCGACCCGCTGACAGGGACCAATGAGGCTGTCACCGCCCACTTCCTGTATATGTGTGCGATTCTGGTTTTCCTGAGCATCAACGGGCACCTTTACCTGATGTCGGCCATGGTGGAGAGCTTTAAATACATTCCACCGGGGCAGATCTTCATCTCCTCCACCTTGACCAGCCAAATAATGTCTATTTCCAAGGACTTATTCGTTCTGGCTGTTAAAGTAGCATCGCCCATCATCGCGACCATCTTCGTTGTCGACCTCGGTCTTGCCTTGATCAGTAAAATGGCTCCGCAGATGAACGTTCTTATGCTCGGCTTCCCTCTCAAAATTTTAGCAGGCTTCTTTGTCTTAAGTCTTGTATTCACAGTCCTCTCCCTACATGTGGGAGAATTTGTGGCAGACATGCCCAAATATTTATTAAGCATAATCAAAGCCGGCAGCCCACCGGCCCTGCCAATCGGTAACTAG